In a single window of the Agrobacterium vitis genome:
- a CDS encoding flagellin: MTSIMTNNAAISALSTLRSISSDMDTTQSRISSGYKVESASDNAAYWSIATTMRSDNKALGAVEDAIGLGAAKTDTAYTGMEAAIDVVSDIKAKLVAAREPGVDKDKINKELTELKNQLGSVAKSASFNGENWLYDNSESAGSTQEMVGSFVRGNDGNVSIKTISFNTSDSILINDSVAEGGLLTKATVATYAYGTTTSTATFFLIDSEGTDASAGTEVTLSSTTSDDDIDGMVASVDKMLSNMTDAAATIGATTSRLKLQDSFIKDLSDTIDTGVGRLVDADMNEESTKLKALQTQQQLGIQSLSIANSSSENVMSLFR, from the coding sequence ATGACGAGTATTATGACGAACAACGCTGCGATTTCAGCACTTTCTACGCTGCGGTCGATCAGTTCCGATATGGACACCACCCAGAGCCGGATCTCCTCCGGTTATAAGGTCGAGAGCGCGTCGGACAACGCGGCCTATTGGTCGATAGCCACGACAATGCGCTCGGATAACAAGGCGCTTGGTGCCGTTGAGGATGCCATCGGCCTTGGCGCCGCCAAGACGGATACGGCCTATACCGGCATGGAAGCCGCTATCGATGTCGTCTCCGATATCAAGGCCAAGCTGGTTGCCGCCCGCGAACCAGGCGTGGACAAGGACAAGATCAACAAGGAACTGACCGAGCTGAAGAACCAGCTGGGCTCTGTTGCCAAGTCCGCGTCGTTCAATGGCGAGAATTGGCTGTATGACAATAGCGAATCCGCTGGCTCGACCCAGGAAATGGTCGGCTCCTTCGTCCGTGGCAACGACGGCAATGTGTCGATCAAGACGATCTCCTTCAATACATCTGATTCGATCCTGATCAATGACTCGGTTGCTGAGGGTGGTTTGCTGACCAAGGCGACCGTCGCCACCTATGCCTATGGGACGACCACGTCCACAGCCACTTTTTTTCTGATCGACTCTGAAGGGACTGATGCTTCAGCTGGTACTGAGGTGACGTTGTCCTCAACGACCAGCGATGATGACATCGACGGAATGGTTGCCTCGGTGGACAAGATGCTGTCCAATATGACGGATGCTGCGGCCACCATCGGTGCGACGACTTCGCGCCTGAAGTTGCAGGACAGCTTCATCAAGGATCTGAGCGATACGATCGACACGGGTGTCGGCCGTCTTGTGGATGCGGACATGAACGAGGAATCGACCAAGCTGAAGGCGTTGCAGACGCAGCAGCAGCTGGGCATCCAGTCCCTGTCGATCGCCAATTCCAGCTCCGAGAATGTTATGTCGCTGTTCCGTTAA
- a CDS encoding flagellin, giving the protein MTSIMTNNSAISALSTLRSISTQMENTQNAISSGYKVKDASDNAAYWSIATTMRSDNKAMSAVQDALGVGAAKTDTAYTGMEAAIDVVSDIKAKLVAAREPGVDKDKINKELTELKNQLGSVAKSASFNGENWLYDNSESAGTTQEMVGSFVRGNDGNVSIKTISFNTSDSILINDSVAEGGLLTKATVATYAYGTTTSTATFFLIDSEGTDASAGTEVTLSSTTSDDDIDGMVASVDKMLSNMTDAAATIGATKSRIESQSSFAKDLSDTIDVGIGKLVDADMNEESTKLKALQTQQQLGIQALSIANSSTENVLSLFR; this is encoded by the coding sequence ATGACAAGCATCATGACCAACAATTCGGCCATTTCGGCACTTTCCACTCTGCGCTCGATTAGCACGCAGATGGAGAACACGCAGAACGCCATTTCTTCCGGCTACAAGGTCAAGGACGCATCCGACAACGCAGCTTACTGGTCGATTGCCACGACGATGCGTTCGGATAACAAGGCGATGTCTGCCGTGCAGGACGCACTTGGCGTCGGCGCCGCCAAGACGGATACGGCCTATACCGGCATGGAAGCCGCTATCGACGTCGTCTCCGATATCAAGGCCAAGCTGGTTGCCGCCCGCGAACCAGGCGTGGACAAGGACAAGATCAACAAGGAACTGACCGAGCTGAAGAACCAGCTGGGCTCTGTTGCCAAGTCCGCGTCGTTCAATGGCGAGAACTGGCTGTATGACAATAGCGAATCCGCTGGAACGACCCAGGAAATGGTTGGCTCCTTCGTCCGTGGCAACGACGGCAATGTGTCGATCAAGACGATCTCCTTCAATACATCTGATTCGATCCTGATCAATGACTCGGTTGCTGAGGGTGGTTTGCTGACCAAGGCGACCGTCGCCACCTATGCCTATGGGACGACCACGTCCACAGCCACTTTTTTTCTGATCGACTCTGAAGGGACTGATGCTTCAGCTGGCACTGAGGTGACGTTGTCCTCAACGACCAGCGATGATGACATCGACGGAATGGTTGCCTCGGTGGACAAGATGCTGTCCAATATGACGGATGCTGCAGCCACCATCGGTGCGACGAAGAGCCGGATCGAATCGCAGTCCAGCTTTGCAAAAGATCTCAGCGATACGATTGATGTCGGTATCGGCAAGCTCGTTGATGCGGACATGAACGAGGAATCGACCAAGCTGAAGGCGTTGCAGACGCAGCAGCAGTTGGGCATCCAGGCGCTGTCGATCGCCAACTCCAGCACAGAGAACGTCTTGTCGCTTTTCCGCTAA
- the fliP gene encoding flagellar type III secretion system pore protein FliP (The bacterial flagellar biogenesis protein FliP forms a type III secretion system (T3SS)-type pore required for flagellar assembly.): MIRTLILIAAMIAAPELAQAQQLPSNFLTAPVDGSVAAWIIRTFGLLTVLSVAPGILIMVTSFPRFVIAFSILRSGMGLSSTPSNMILTSLALFMTFYVMTPVMDQAWRDGVRPLLDNQITEAEAVPRIAEPFRGFMSNNTREKDLRLFIDLANERGQTAVVEGKVDYRVLIPAFMLSEIRRGFEIGFLIILPFLVIDMIVSTITMAMGMMMLPPTSISLPFKILFFVLIDGWNLLVGSLVRSFS; the protein is encoded by the coding sequence ATGATTCGAACCCTTATCTTGATCGCCGCGATGATAGCGGCCCCGGAACTGGCTCAGGCGCAGCAGCTGCCGTCAAATTTCCTGACGGCGCCGGTCGACGGCTCCGTCGCGGCCTGGATTATCCGCACCTTCGGTCTGCTGACGGTTCTTTCGGTTGCTCCTGGCATCCTGATCATGGTGACGAGCTTTCCGCGCTTTGTGATCGCTTTTTCTATTCTGCGCTCCGGCATGGGTCTATCCAGCACGCCGTCTAATATGATCCTGACCAGTCTTGCCCTGTTCATGACCTTTTATGTCATGACGCCGGTCATGGACCAGGCCTGGCGCGACGGTGTGCGTCCGCTTCTGGACAACCAGATTACCGAGGCCGAAGCTGTTCCCAGGATTGCCGAGCCTTTCCGGGGTTTCATGTCCAACAATACCCGCGAAAAAGACCTCCGGCTGTTCATCGATCTCGCCAATGAGCGCGGACAGACGGCGGTCGTTGAAGGCAAGGTCGATTATCGGGTATTGATCCCCGCTTTCATGCTGTCAGAGATCCGGCGCGGCTTTGAAATCGGCTTCCTGATCATCCTGCCCTTTCTCGTCATCGACATGATCGTCTCGACCATCACCATGGCCATGGGCATGATGATGTTGCCACCGACGTCGATTTCCCTGCCGTTCAAGATCCTGTTCTTCGTGCTTATCGATGGCTGGAACCTTCTGGTCGGCAGCTTGGTGCGCTCTTTTTCCTGA
- a CDS encoding flagellar basal body-associated FliL family protein: protein MADAPALEGPSKKASPILLIAALAGLTVVGAGAGWLVGTMVAPKVKVAKEEQKASEEHGGKKKEGEKEETGLPKLPAEANGIVQLDPVTTNLAYPSESWVRLEVALVFNGPVDAKLAEDIHQDLMAYMRTVSLQQIEGPRGFDYLKDDLRERVDVRSEGRVSKLLFRTFVIE, encoded by the coding sequence ATGGCAGATGCACCGGCGCTGGAAGGCCCTTCGAAAAAGGCTTCCCCCATTCTGCTCATTGCTGCACTTGCGGGACTGACCGTTGTCGGTGCAGGTGCCGGCTGGCTGGTCGGCACCATGGTTGCGCCCAAGGTGAAGGTGGCCAAGGAAGAGCAGAAGGCCAGTGAGGAGCACGGGGGCAAAAAAAAGGAAGGCGAAAAAGAAGAGACCGGCCTGCCGAAATTACCGGCGGAGGCCAATGGCATCGTCCAGCTTGACCCCGTCACCACCAACCTTGCCTATCCCTCCGAAAGCTGGGTCCGGCTGGAGGTGGCTCTGGTCTTCAATGGTCCCGTCGATGCGAAACTGGCCGAGGATATCCATCAGGATCTGATGGCCTATATGCGCACAGTGTCCCTGCAACAGATCGAAGGCCCACGCGGTTTCGATTATTTGAAGGACGATCTGCGCGAGCGAGTTGACGTGCGGTCTGAAGGACGGGTATCGAAGCTTTTGTTTAGGACGTTTGTCATCGAATGA
- the flgH gene encoding flagellar basal body L-ring protein FlgH translates to MIKRSAVVFMAVILTGCGNKTLEEVGNAPAMSPVGSGLRYNQAPQLASYPKQTKAVSNGYSLWNDSQAALFKDSRAINVGDLLTVNISIADKAKFKNDTSRSRKNSTSLTWSTVINLFGITPPDSSGDMSTDSNSSSDGKGSVDRSETLTLMVAAVVTSILENGNLLISGSQEVRVNHEVRILNVAGIVRPQDVDAKNTISYEKIAEARISYGGKGRLTEVQQPPVGQQVVDMFSPF, encoded by the coding sequence ATGATAAAGCGTAGCGCTGTGGTTTTCATGGCCGTTATCCTCACCGGCTGTGGGAACAAGACCTTGGAAGAAGTCGGCAATGCCCCGGCCATGAGCCCGGTGGGCAGCGGCTTGCGTTACAATCAGGCTCCTCAGCTTGCCAGCTATCCAAAACAGACCAAGGCTGTCAGCAACGGCTATTCCCTCTGGAACGACAGCCAGGCAGCGCTTTTCAAGGATTCACGCGCCATCAATGTCGGCGACCTGTTGACGGTTAATATCTCGATTGCCGACAAGGCGAAATTCAAGAACGACACGTCGCGCAGCCGCAAGAACTCGACATCGTTGACATGGTCGACGGTGATCAACCTGTTCGGCATCACACCGCCAGATTCGTCCGGCGACATGAGCACAGATTCGAATTCGAGTTCCGATGGCAAGGGATCGGTGGATCGGTCTGAAACGCTGACCTTGATGGTGGCGGCTGTGGTGACCAGCATTCTTGAAAACGGCAATCTACTGATCAGCGGTTCCCAGGAAGTGCGCGTCAACCATGAAGTCCGCATTCTGAATGTCGCGGGTATCGTGCGTCCGCAGGATGTCGATGCCAAAAACACCATTTCCTATGAGAAGATTGCCGAGGCCCGCATTTCCTACGGCGGCAAGGGACGTCTGACCGAAGTTCAGCAACCGCCGGTCGGCCAGCAGGTCGTCGACATGTTCTCGCCGTTCTGA
- a CDS encoding MotE family protein yields MRSTASLANYAGLRYSGLGALALACAVLAVSALPGSAQQAAPARAANTGSTGTTSADDIQRFCTNIADPARDQRYLLQKQDLEKLQSDVNDRIAVLEARKREYQDWLARRNDFLQKAEAGLTDVYKNMKPDAAAPQLEKVNPLLAAAIIMKLPAKQSSLILSEMDPEKAALVAGIMSNAADPNTSKEPT; encoded by the coding sequence ATGAGATCAACAGCCTCCCTCGCAAACTATGCCGGTCTAAGATATTCTGGTCTTGGCGCTCTGGCCCTGGCCTGCGCTGTTCTTGCTGTTTCGGCCCTGCCGGGCAGCGCCCAGCAGGCGGCCCCGGCGCGTGCCGCCAATACCGGCTCCACCGGCACGACCAGCGCCGATGACATCCAGCGTTTTTGCACCAACATCGCCGATCCGGCCCGCGACCAGCGCTATCTGCTGCAAAAGCAGGATCTGGAAAAATTGCAATCGGATGTCAATGACCGCATTGCCGTGCTTGAAGCGCGAAAGCGCGAATATCAGGACTGGCTGGCGCGTCGAAACGACTTTCTGCAAAAGGCGGAAGCCGGTTTGACCGATGTCTACAAGAATATGAAGCCGGATGCCGCTGCCCCGCAGCTGGAAAAGGTCAATCCCCTTTTGGCCGCAGCGATCATCATGAAGCTTCCGGCCAAGCAATCCAGTTTGATTCTCAGCGAGATGGACCCCGAAAAAGCCGCGCTCGTCGCCGGCATCATGTCCAATGCCGCTGATCCCAATACCTCGAAGGAACCCACATGA
- a CDS encoding flagellar basal body P-ring protein FlgI, whose protein sequence is MSIRVLLFSIFTGFLLAAAGPALAQGSRIKDVASLQAGRDNQLIGYGLVVGLQSTGDSLRSSPFTDQSMRAMLQNLGISTQGGQSSAKNVAAVMVTATLPPFGSPGSRIDATVSSLGDATSLRGGTLIMTSLSGADGQIYAVAQGSVVVSGFTAQGQAATVTEGVTTSGRVPNGAIIERELPSKFKDSVNLVLQLRNPDFSTSLGMARRINNYATATYGAPIAEARDSQEVVIQKPRTADLAQLMADIENLVVETDTPAKVVINERTGTIVIGADVRVSKVAVSYGTLTVQVNETPQVIQPQPFSSGTTATQPQTDISAQKTGDKVAIVDGPDLRTLVAGLNNIGVKPDGIIAILQGIKSAGALQAELVLQ, encoded by the coding sequence ATGAGTATCCGGGTTCTGCTTTTCTCGATTTTTACTGGCTTCCTTCTCGCGGCTGCCGGTCCTGCCTTGGCACAGGGCTCCCGCATCAAGGATGTTGCCTCCCTGCAGGCAGGCCGTGATAACCAGTTGATCGGTTACGGTCTCGTCGTCGGTCTGCAAAGCACCGGCGACAGTCTTCGTTCCTCGCCTTTCACCGACCAGTCCATGCGCGCCATGCTCCAGAATCTGGGGATTTCCACCCAGGGCGGTCAGTCCTCGGCCAAGAATGTCGCCGCCGTCATGGTCACAGCCACCCTTCCGCCTTTCGGTAGTCCTGGCAGCCGTATCGACGCCACGGTCAGTTCGTTGGGAGATGCCACCTCGCTGCGCGGCGGTACGCTGATCATGACCTCGCTTTCGGGCGCCGATGGTCAGATCTACGCCGTTGCACAAGGGTCTGTGGTTGTTTCCGGCTTTACCGCCCAGGGTCAGGCCGCCACGGTGACCGAAGGCGTCACCACGTCTGGCCGTGTCCCGAACGGCGCGATCATCGAGCGCGAACTTCCGTCCAAATTCAAGGATTCGGTCAATCTCGTGCTGCAATTGCGCAATCCGGATTTTTCGACGTCGCTCGGCATGGCCCGGCGTATCAACAATTATGCCACCGCCACCTACGGCGCTCCGATTGCCGAGGCACGCGACAGTCAGGAAGTGGTGATCCAGAAACCGCGCACGGCGGATCTGGCGCAATTGATGGCCGATATTGAAAACCTTGTCGTGGAGACCGATACGCCAGCCAAGGTGGTGATCAATGAGCGGACAGGAACCATTGTCATCGGCGCCGACGTGCGTGTTTCCAAGGTCGCCGTCAGCTACGGCACGCTGACGGTGCAGGTCAACGAGACCCCTCAGGTCATTCAACCGCAGCCCTTTTCCAGCGGTACGACAGCGACGCAGCCGCAGACGGATATTTCCGCGCAGAAAACCGGTGACAAGGTTGCCATCGTCGATGGACCCGATCTGCGCACACTGGTGGCTGGCCTGAATAATATCGGCGTGAAGCCGGACGGTATCATCGCCATCCTGCAAGGCATCAAGTCGGCAGGGGCACTTCAAGCGGAGCTTGTCCTGCAATGA
- the flgA gene encoding flagellar basal body P-ring formation chaperone FlgA, with protein sequence MLTGVAVTVLVAFAAAPSAARDRYAIVPTDTIYPGEAISSNKLDRVQVTNPNLAGGFASDMADVVGMLSTKTLLPGRTIPLATLKRPYAVIRGSQLRLIFNIGNLTISASGSPMDDANIGDVIRVRNLDSGQIVSGTVLADGTVQVMAK encoded by the coding sequence ATGTTGACCGGGGTGGCCGTTACGGTCCTGGTGGCTTTCGCCGCCGCCCCGTCAGCGGCGCGGGATCGTTATGCGATCGTTCCGACGGACACCATCTATCCAGGCGAAGCGATTTCGTCCAACAAACTGGATCGGGTTCAGGTGACCAATCCCAATCTTGCCGGCGGCTTTGCCTCTGACATGGCGGATGTGGTCGGCATGCTCTCGACCAAGACATTGCTGCCCGGTCGCACTATTCCGTTGGCGACGCTGAAACGCCCCTATGCGGTCATCCGCGGATCGCAGCTGCGGCTGATCTTCAATATCGGCAACCTCACCATTTCTGCGTCGGGCAGCCCGATGGACGATGCCAATATCGGCGACGTCATCCGCGTCCGTAATCTCGATTCCGGCCAGATCGTCAGCGGAACGGTCCTGGCGGATGGCACTGTGCAGGTGATGGCAAAATGA
- the flgG gene encoding flagellar basal-body rod protein FlgG, whose protein sequence is MRALAIASTGMNAQQTNLEVISNNIANINTTGFKKSRAEFSDLLYQTEKAVGVANRANQSTVPEGANIGLGVQTAAVRTMNEQGELSETSNELDVAIVGRGYIQVQSPDGATTFYTRAGALNKDSDGNLVTTEGYKIIPNITIPTDATEVKISESGEVSVLQGSSSTYTTLGQLETSAFVNPAGLKAIGDNLFEETASSGNPINGVPGDAGYGYLKQGYLESSNVDSVTEITSLISAQRAYEMNSKVITTADEMAQIVSKNLK, encoded by the coding sequence ATGAGAGCTCTCGCAATTGCCTCCACCGGCATGAATGCCCAGCAGACCAACCTCGAGGTCATTTCCAACAATATCGCCAATATCAATACGACCGGTTTCAAGAAGTCGCGCGCCGAGTTTTCGGACCTTCTCTATCAAACCGAAAAGGCTGTGGGCGTCGCAAACCGCGCCAACCAGTCGACGGTGCCGGAAGGCGCCAATATCGGTCTTGGTGTGCAGACAGCAGCCGTTCGGACGATGAACGAGCAGGGCGAATTGTCGGAGACCTCGAACGAACTGGACGTTGCCATCGTTGGACGCGGTTACATCCAGGTGCAGAGCCCTGACGGCGCCACCACATTCTACACCCGCGCTGGCGCCCTTAACAAGGATTCCGACGGCAACCTGGTGACGACCGAAGGCTATAAGATCATTCCAAACATCACCATCCCGACGGATGCGACCGAAGTGAAGATCAGCGAATCCGGTGAGGTCTCGGTTTTGCAGGGTAGTTCTTCCACCTATACAACCCTGGGTCAGCTGGAAACGTCGGCTTTCGTCAACCCGGCTGGTTTGAAGGCTATTGGTGACAATTTGTTCGAGGAAACGGCTTCCTCCGGTAATCCGATCAACGGCGTGCCCGGCGACGCGGGCTATGGCTATCTGAAACAGGGCTATCTGGAGTCTTCCAATGTCGACTCGGTGACGGAAATCACCAGCCTGATTTCGGCCCAGCGCGCCTACGAGATGAATTCCAAGGTCATCACCACCGCCGACGAAATGGCGCAGATCGTCAGCAAGAACCTAAAGTAA
- a CDS encoding flagellar hook-basal body complex protein FliE: MIDSISKVGSLVPASMTEGTDATSTASLGGTHSLFSTQTGVTAQNATPGTATGMSFSDVVGGVMNDAMQNLKTAESNSLDGMLGKVSTREVVDSVMSAQKSLQTAIALRDKLVSAFLDITKMQI; encoded by the coding sequence ATGATTGATTCCATTAGCAAAGTTGGCTCTCTCGTCCCAGCGAGCATGACGGAAGGCACCGACGCTACAAGCACGGCCTCGCTCGGTGGTACACATTCGCTCTTCAGCACGCAGACGGGCGTCACGGCGCAGAACGCGACACCGGGCACTGCGACGGGCATGAGCTTCAGCGATGTCGTCGGCGGCGTGATGAACGATGCGATGCAGAACCTGAAGACCGCTGAAAGCAACTCCCTCGACGGCATGCTCGGCAAGGTCAGTACCCGCGAAGTGGTCGATTCCGTCATGTCTGCGCAGAAATCCCTGCAAACGGCGATTGCGCTGCGCGACAAGCTGGTTTCGGCCTTCCTCGACATCACAAAAATGCAGATTTAA
- the flgC gene encoding flagellar basal body rod protein FlgC, with protein MDSVTATDPLTSALKIAGSGLDVQSTRLRIVSENIANAQSTGDTPGANPYRRKTITFGSEMDRATGTEIVKVKKLGFDKSNFAEEYDPSNPAADAKGYVKMPNVNVLIEMADMREANRTYEANLQSVKQTRDLITSTLDLLKSSQ; from the coding sequence ATGGATTCCGTCACCGCGACAGATCCTCTCACCTCGGCCCTGAAAATTGCCGGCAGCGGACTGGATGTACAGTCCACCCGGCTCAGGATCGTTTCGGAAAATATTGCCAACGCCCAGAGCACCGGCGACACGCCCGGCGCCAATCCCTACCGGCGCAAGACGATCACCTTCGGGTCCGAAATGGACCGCGCTACAGGCACGGAAATCGTCAAGGTCAAGAAACTTGGCTTCGACAAGTCGAATTTCGCGGAAGAATACGATCCCAGCAATCCGGCTGCCGATGCCAAGGGCTACGTGAAAATGCCCAATGTGAACGTGCTGATCGAAATGGCCGACATGCGCGAAGCCAACCGCACCTATGAAGCCAATCTTCAGTCCGTCAAGCAGACACGTGACCTGATTACCTCGACCCTCGACCTGCTGAAGAGCTCACAATGA
- the flgB gene encoding flagellar basal body rod protein FlgB, whose product MEPIKLFDVASRQAEWLSLRQEVIAGNIANANTPKFMAKDITPFNAILDVRQFGMARTNSKHMASSDLNTDLDVDIREAPLNGEIGVQVSGNSVALADEMTKMGEIQRQHSLNTNLVSSFNRMMLMTVKG is encoded by the coding sequence ATGGAACCGATAAAGCTTTTTGATGTGGCATCACGGCAGGCCGAGTGGCTTTCCCTGCGCCAGGAAGTGATCGCCGGCAACATAGCCAATGCCAATACACCGAAATTTATGGCGAAGGACATCACGCCCTTCAATGCCATCCTGGACGTGCGTCAGTTTGGTATGGCGCGGACCAATTCGAAGCATATGGCCTCGAGCGATCTGAACACCGATCTGGATGTCGATATCCGCGAGGCGCCTCTGAATGGCGAAATCGGCGTTCAGGTGTCGGGAAACTCGGTCGCGCTGGCCGATGAGATGACCAAGATGGGCGAGATCCAGCGGCAGCACTCGCTCAACACCAACCTCGTCAGTAGTTTTAATCGCATGATGCTGATGACTGTAAAGGGGTAA